From Eretmochelys imbricata isolate rEreImb1 chromosome 26, rEreImb1.hap1, whole genome shotgun sequence, the proteins below share one genomic window:
- the TMEM127 gene encoding transmembrane protein 127, which translates to MYTPGGSGLPGGRRRRGQSGGALPKQPERSLASALPGALSITALCTALAEPAWLRIHGGTCSRQELGVADVLGYVDPELLRDYCMNPQTVLLLRVIAAFCFLGIICSLSAFLLDVFGPKHPALKITRRYAFAHILTVLQCATVIGFCYWASELILAQQQQHKKYHGSQVYVTFAVSFYLVAGAGGASILATAANLLRHYPTEEEEQALELLSEMEENEPYPAEYEVINQFQPPPAYTP; encoded by the exons ATGTACACCCCAGGTGGCTCTGGGTTGCCTGGAGGGCGCAGGCGGAGAGGCCAGAGTGGAGGTGCCCTGCCAAAGCAGCCAGAGAGGAGCCTGGCCTCTGCGCTGCCCGGCGCCCTGTCTATCACGGCCCTGTGCACTGCGCTGGCCGAGCCTGCCTGGCTGCGGATTCATGGGGGGACCTGTTCCCGTCAGGAGCTGGGTGTAGCTGATGTACTTGGCTACGTTGATCCAGAATTGCTTAGAG ACTACTGCATGAATCCACAGACGGTCTTGTTGCTCCGGGTCATCGCTGCTTTCTGTTTCCTTGGAATAATCTGCAGCCTTTCAGCTTTCCTGCTGGATGTTTTTGGACCCAAGCATCCTGCGCTGAAGATCACTCGGCGCTATGCTTTTGCTCACATTCTCACAG TTTTGCAATGTGCCACTGTGATTGGATTCTGTTACTGGGCCTCGGAGCTGATTCTTGCACAGCAACAGCAGCACAAAAAGTACCATGGGTCTCAGGTCTACGTCACCTTTGCTGTCAGCTTTTACCTGGTGGCGGGAGCCGGCGGAGCCTCCATCCTCGCTACTGCTGCCAACCTGCTGCGCCACTACCCGAccgaggaggaggagcaggcacTGGAGCTGCTGTCCGAGATGGAGGAGAATGAACCTTACCCCGCAGAGTACGAAGTGATCAACCAGTTCCAGCCGCCTCCTGCTTATACGCCATAA